From a region of the Macrobrachium nipponense isolate FS-2020 chromosome 20, ASM1510439v2, whole genome shotgun sequence genome:
- the LOC135221630 gene encoding zinc finger protein sens-like, protein MDQTPQEIMHSLFSLDSSMENRGHLYTYNYPYGQYSYPYPYPYPGSHPPPTHMSISSTSHGIPPSPHPIPLPTENSVVHQGNLSSYPAGVHGIHSSVGDVRELPDNRVRISSHVNSVNCHAAEDLQSSSAVSGAYGNSRYPIDMRPMAVEQRFVGDHRPLSNHPCTSLDSSHLGDCPQPTDLSVQRLDAKFYSSIHNVPEDLKETQDVKEGIDPCNVLEDQRNLKGNTNHEAPKNDMNQLTDNFKYPRDLCTYNSVAPSISKPEEIQLPSGDCQPPSSVLNSRTPSLGHDLRMQAVAQEPRISAPVQGLKQACEKEVETYNPSGINPVCVPSHNVGSDDLSSENEQYYGGKSSVSMEEKISINGQANMELRKMNTDSRLSVGNETSSSIEMKSPSNGIKMLSEASLDFEKTDEASVQYASTSSPSTSLGLGSHPLGEHFRSKGEDKDFSNLDSSVTLSSGTEIYLDKNSDENTAVTRAEQLLADKDHANNEKGTGDGKNEREDDDDEEEEEDEDGEEEEEEDFDSEASTPDYPSPYIEFNDIAHGVFKNISNIAGPAKPFQCEDCDATFTTKGNLKVHKRIHTGERPYECEDCGKTFSYCASYQSHKLIHSGHRPFKCEFCERAFFRSEHLERHRRRHTGERPFKCTECDATFTFLLQVMVWQGILELTLESGHIIVSTVEWPLHINLLSSGTN, encoded by the coding sequence ATGGATCAGACTCCACAAGAAATCATGCATTCTTTATTTTCCCTTGATTCTAGCATGGAAAATCGTGGACACCTGTATACTTATAACTATCCTTATGGGCAGTATTCATATCCATATCCATACCCATATCCAGGCTCCCATCCTCCACCAACTCACATGAGTATTTCTTCTACATCTCATGGTATCCCCCCATCCCCACATCCTATTCCATTGCCAACAGAAAATTCAGTGGTACATCAAGGAAATCTATCTTCATATCCAGCTGGAGTGCATGGCATCCATTCTTCGGTTGGTGATGTGAGAGAACTGCCAGATAATAGAGTTAGGATATCATCGCATGTAAATTCAGTAAATTGTCATGCTGCTGAAGATCTTCAGAGCTCTTCAGCAGTCTCTGGAGCTTATGGCAATTCAAGATATCCAATTGATATGCGACCCATGGCAGTTGAACAGAGGTTTGTCGGAGACCATAGACCTCTCTCTAACCATCCTTGTACATCATTGGATTCAAGTCATTTGGGAGATTGCCCTCAGCCAACAGATTTATCAGTGCAGCGTCTTGATGCAAAATTTTATAGCAGTATTCATAATGTTCCTGAAGACTTGAAAGAAACCCAGGATGTTAAGGAGGGAATTGATCCATGCAATGTGCTAGAAGATCAGAGAAATTTAAAAGGCAATACAAACCATGAGGCACCAAAGAATGATATGAACCAGTTGACAGACAATTTTAAATATCCAAGAGATTTGTGTACTTATAATAGTGTTGCACCTAGTATATCAAAACCTGAGGAAATCCAGTTACCCTCAGGAGACTGCCAACCACCTTCATCAGTTCTAAATTCAAGGACACCATCATTAGGACATGACTTGAGGATGCAAGCTGTAGCTCAAGAACCTAGAATTTCAGCGCCTGTCCAAGGTCTGAAGCAAGCCTGTGAAAAAGAGGTAGAGACGTACAATCCTTCTGGAATAAATCCTGTCTGTGTTCCAAGCCACAATGTGGGGTCAGATGATCTCAGTTCAGAGAATGAGCAGTATTATGGAGGAAAATCCAGTGTTTCCATGGAGGAAAAAATAAGTATTAATGGTCAGGCTAACAtggaattaagaaaaatgaacacAGACTCAAGACTTTCAGTGGGAAATGAGACCAGTTCCAGCATTGAGATGAAATCACCTTCAAATGGTATTAAGATGTTATCAGAGGCTTCACTTGACTTTGAAAAAACAGATGAAGCAAGTGTGCAGTATGCATCAACCAGTTCTCCTAGCACTTCTTTAGGTCTGGGTTCTCATCCCTTAGGAGAACATTTCAGAAGTAAAGGAGAGGATAAAGATTTTAGTAATCTGGATTCTAGTGTTACCTTGAGCAGTGGTACTGAAATTTATTTAGACAAAAATAGTGATGAAAATACAGCTGTGACTAGGGCAGAGCAACTTTTGGCTGACAAAGACCATGCTAATAATGAGAAGGGAACAGGCGATGGAAAAAATGAGagggaggatgatgatgatgaggaggaagaagaagatgaagatggtgaggaggaagaagaagaggattttGATTCAGAGGCATCTACACCTGACTATCCAAGCCCATATATTGAGTTTAATGACATAGCCCACGGTGTTTTCAAAAATATCAGTAATATAGCTGGCCCTGCAAAGCCATTCCAGTGTGAAGATTGTGATGCAACTTTTACAACTAAGGGAAATCTGAAAGTGCACAAAAGAATTCATACAGGAGAGAGACCTTATGAGTGTGAGGACTGTGGAAAAACTTTCTCTTATTGTGCTTCATATCAGTCCCATAAACTTATTCATAGTGGACATAGACCTTTTAAATGCGAATTTTGTGAGAGAGCATTCTTTCGGAGTGAGCACTTAGAGCGTCACAGGAGGAGACATACGGGAGAAAGACCTTTCAAGTGCACAGAATGTGATGCTACTTTTACTTTTTTGCTGCAAGTGATGGTTTGGCAAGGCATACTAGAACTCACACTGGAGAGCGGCCATATAATTGTGAGCACTGTGGAATGGCCTTTGCATATAAATCTACTTTCCTCAGGCACAAATTAG